One window of the Sparus aurata chromosome 17, fSpaAur1.1, whole genome shotgun sequence genome contains the following:
- the smpdl3b gene encoding acid sphingomyelinase-like phosphodiesterase 3b, with translation MFLFFKDVDMFTLRLILSYLLFKEAPALSGSFWHITDQHWDPTYKLTDNAELVCASSGKRPAANAGMFGDYVCDSPWHLINSSVYAMKDILPDPDFIVWTGDDTPHVPNEDLGEEKVLNIISNLTHILNQVFPNIKVYSALGNHDYHPKSQLPAASNYMYDRIAEMWQDWLEPESQETFKKGGYYTEKLLNRTGFRMLVLNTNLYYDQNKLTKGLEDPAGQFSWADQVLTEAANNKEKVYIIGHVPPGFFEKKRSKPWFTPSFNKRYMDLIQKHHSVILGQFFGHHHTDSFRMFYNSGSPISAMFLSPGVTPWKTTLPGVKDGANNPGIRVFEYDTQTLLVKDVVTYYLNLTQANAARGRWEKEYRLTESFRVPDASPASMHQVLERIAEDGCYLQKYYDFNSVSYDLTKCDSDCRVDHVCAAREVDFDMYNKCLAGAAAISGGLLPVLSVAVSLVLANR, from the exons atgtttcttttcttcaaagacGTCGACATGTTCACACTCAGGCTGATACTCTCTTATCTGCTTTTCAAAGAGGCTCCTGCGCTGTCAg GCAGCTTCTGGCACATCACGGATCAGCACTGGGACCCGACATACAAACTGACAGATAATGCAGAACTTGTGTGCGCGTCAAGCGGCAAACGACCTGCAGCCAATGCGGGGATGTTTGGAGACTATGTTTGCGACTCGCCGTGGCACCTTATTAACTCCTCTGTGTATGCCATGAAGGACATTCTACCAGACCCGGACTTCATCGTATGGACAGG AGATGACACGCCACATGTGCCCAATGAGGATCTGGGAGAAGAGAAAGTGCTCAACATTATCAGCAACCTCACCCACATTCTCAACCAGGTTTTCCCTA ACATTAAAGTGTACTCTGCCCTGGGCAACCATGACTACCACCCTAAGAGTCAGCTTCCTGCAGCCTCAAACTACATGTATGATCGGATAGCAGAAATGTGGCAGGACTGGCTGGAACCAGAGTCCCAAGAAACATTTAAGAAAG GTGGATATTACACAGAAAAGCTGCTAAATCGAACAGGCTTCAGGATGCTGGTGCTCAACACAAATCTGTACTATGACCAGAACAAGCTTACCAAGGGTTTGGAGGACCCAGCGGGTCAGTTTAGCTGGGCGGACCAGGTTCTGACAGAGGCTgccaacaacaaagaaaag GTGTACATCATCGGCCATGTTCCTCCAGGTTTCTTTGAGAAGAAGAGAAGTAAACCGTGGTTCACGCCTTCATTCAACAAGCGATACATGGATTTAATTCAGAAGCATCATTCAGTCATACTTGGTCAGTTCTTTGGCCATCATCACACCGATAGCTTCAGAATGTTCTACAACTCAG GCTCTCCTATCAGTGCAATGTTCCTCAGCCCAGGTGTCACACCATGGAAAACAACACTTCCTGGAGTCAAGGATGGAGCCAACAACCCTGGGATCCGTGTCTTTGAATATGACACCCAAACCCTGCTAGTCAAA GATGTGGTCACCTATTACCTTAACCTCACTCAAGCTAACGCAGCTCGCGGACGCTGGGAGAAGGAGTATCGCCTCACAGAGAGCTTCAGAGTACCAGACGCCTCCCCAGCCTCCATGCATCAGGTTCTGGAGCGCATTGCTGAAGATGGCTGCTACCTACAGAAGTACTACGACTTCAACTCTGTCAGCTACGACCTGACAAAGTGTGACAGTGACTGCCGTGTTGACCACGTGTGTGCAGCCAGAGAGGTAGACTTCGACATGTATAATAAGTGTCTGGCAGGGGCAGCTGCCATTTCTGGCGGGTTGCTGCCTGTCCTCTCTGTGGCTGTAAGTCTGGTGTTGGCCaatcggtaa
- the mecr gene encoding enoyl-[acyl-carrier-protein] reductase, mitochondrial, producing MWLPLHTVCLRSPTVSGRSFVAALLKCTRRRANANVSLFSTSAGHRAQTCTALRYRKHGDPSQVVQLENVDLLPLGANNVLVKMLAAPINPSDINMIQGTYAILPDLPAVGGNEGVAQVVEVGSQVKSLKTGDWVIPKDAGLGTWRTEAVLAENDVISLPNDIPLLSAATLGVNPCTALRMLSDFEDLKPGDSVIQNAANSGVGQAVIQIAAARGINSINVVRDRPEFTQLSDRLKAIGATHVIKEEALRRPEIKELFKICPKPKLALNGVGGKSATELLRHLQLGGSMVTYGGMAKQPVTVPVSALIFKDVKVRGFWVTQWKKDHSKDERAFRVMLDELCNLIKQGKLTAPACTEVGLQDYSKALDAAMQPFTSAKQILIM from the exons ATGTGGCTGCCACTCCACACAGTCTGTTTAAGAAGCCCGACGGTCAGCGGAAGGAGCTTCGTCGCTgcccttttaaaatgtacaaggCGCAGGGCTAATGCTAATGTTTCTCTCTTCAGTACTTCTGCTGGACATCGAGCGCAGACATGCACAGCTCTTCGTTACAGAAAACACGGGGACCCCTCTCAAGTCGTTCA GTTGGAGAATGTAGATCTGCTCCCCCTAGGTGCAAACAACGTCCTGGTAAAAATGCTGGCAGCTCCAATCAACCCATCTGACATCAACATGATTCAAG GTACTTATGCTATCCTGCCTGATCTGCCAGCTGTCGGGGGCAATGAGGGAGTTGCTCAGGTTGTCGAGGTGGGCAGCCAGGTGAAGTCCCTCAAAACAGGAGACTGGGTCATCCCAAAAGATGCTGGTCTAG GGACATGGAGGACAGAGGCAGTGCTAGCTGAGAACGACGTCATCTCGCTGCCGAATGACATTCCCTTGCTGTCTGCTGCCACATTGGGGGTGAATCCCTGCACTGCCCTCAGGATGCTCTCTGACTTTGAGGATCTCAAACCAG GTGATTCTGTGATCCAGAACGCAGCCAACAGTGGAGTCGGGCAGGCTGTTATACAGATTGCTGCTGCCAGGGGAATAAACAGTATCAACGTCGTCAGAGACAG gCCAGAGTTCACACAGCTCAGTGATAGGCTGAAGGCCATCGGGGCAACTCACGTGATTAAAGAAGAGGCACTGCGGCGACCTGAGATTAAGGAACTGTTCAAG aTTTGTCCAAAGCCTAAACTGGCATTGAATGGAGTTGGAGGCAAGAGTGCAACAGAACTGCTCCGTCATCTACA GTTGGGAGGATCTATGGTGACATATGGAGGGATGGCCAAACAGCCAGTAACCGTCCCTGTG AGCGCTCTCATTTTCAAGGACGTGAAGGTTCGGGGATTTTGGGTCACACAGTGGAAGAAAGATCACTCAAAAG ATGAAAGGGCATTTAGAGTAATGCTGGATGAGCTGTGCAACCTCATCAAGCAGGGGAAGCTCACAGCTCCCGCCTGCACCGAAGTGGGCCTCCAAGACTACAGCAAAGCTCTGGACGCAGCCATGCAGCCTTTTACTTCAGCTAAACAGATCCTGATCATGTGA
- the lin28aa gene encoding protein lin-28 homolog A isoform X2, which yields MAEGVCKTEEDEGPSTEEDSQAFRGVGVCKWFNVRMGFGFLSMTSREGVPLDEPVDVFVHQSKLHMDGFRSLKEGEAVEFSYKKSSKGLESQRVTGPDGIHCVGSERRPKGKKVQKRRSKGDRCYNCGGLDHHAKECKLPPQPKKCHFCQSIDHMVANCPIKAQQSSPGSQGKPSPSKGDEEEHSHSAPPPETSD from the exons ATGGCAGAAG GAGTGTGTAAGACCGAGGAGGATGAGGGACCGAGCACCGAGGAGGACTCACAGGCTTTCCGCGGGGTCGGCGTGTGCAAATGGTTCAACGTCCGCATGGGCTTCGGGTTCCTGTCCATGACCAGCCGAGAGGGAGTGCCCCTGGACGAACCGGTTGATGTGTTTGTCCATCAG AGCAAGTTGCACATGGATGGCTTCCGCAGCTTGAAGGAGGGGGAGGCGGTTGAGTTTTCCTACAAGAAGTCATCGAAGGGCCTGGAGTCGCAGAGAGTTACTGGACCTGATGGCATCCACTGTGTGGGCAGCGAAAGGAGACCCAAAGGCAAGAAGGTCCAGAAGCGACGTTCAAAGGGAGATAG GTGCTACAACTGCGGAGGATTGGACCACCACGCCAAGGAATGCAAATTACCACCCCAGCCCAAGAAGTGCCATTTCTGCCAGAGCATCGACCACATGGTTGCCAACTGCCCAATCAAAGCACAACAGTCCTCACCAGGTTCTCAGGGAAAACCGTCCCCCTCGAAAGGAGACGAGGAGGAGCACAGCCACTCGGCACCGCCTCCCGAGACCTCTGATTAA
- the lin28aa gene encoding protein lin-28 homolog A isoform X1 codes for MGSVSNQEFPGVCKTEEDEGPSTEEDSQAFRGVGVCKWFNVRMGFGFLSMTSREGVPLDEPVDVFVHQSKLHMDGFRSLKEGEAVEFSYKKSSKGLESQRVTGPDGIHCVGSERRPKGKKVQKRRSKGDRCYNCGGLDHHAKECKLPPQPKKCHFCQSIDHMVANCPIKAQQSSPGSQGKPSPSKGDEEEHSHSAPPPETSD; via the exons ATGGGCTCCGTTTCAAACCAGGAATTCCCAG GAGTGTGTAAGACCGAGGAGGATGAGGGACCGAGCACCGAGGAGGACTCACAGGCTTTCCGCGGGGTCGGCGTGTGCAAATGGTTCAACGTCCGCATGGGCTTCGGGTTCCTGTCCATGACCAGCCGAGAGGGAGTGCCCCTGGACGAACCGGTTGATGTGTTTGTCCATCAG AGCAAGTTGCACATGGATGGCTTCCGCAGCTTGAAGGAGGGGGAGGCGGTTGAGTTTTCCTACAAGAAGTCATCGAAGGGCCTGGAGTCGCAGAGAGTTACTGGACCTGATGGCATCCACTGTGTGGGCAGCGAAAGGAGACCCAAAGGCAAGAAGGTCCAGAAGCGACGTTCAAAGGGAGATAG GTGCTACAACTGCGGAGGATTGGACCACCACGCCAAGGAATGCAAATTACCACCCCAGCCCAAGAAGTGCCATTTCTGCCAGAGCATCGACCACATGGTTGCCAACTGCCCAATCAAAGCACAACAGTCCTCACCAGGTTCTCAGGGAAAACCGTCCCCCTCGAAAGGAGACGAGGAGGAGCACAGCCACTCGGCACCGCCTCCCGAGACCTCTGATTAA